A genome region from Gossypium hirsutum isolate 1008001.06 chromosome A04, Gossypium_hirsutum_v2.1, whole genome shotgun sequence includes the following:
- the LOC107948746 gene encoding endoribonuclease Dicer homolog 2, which yields MEPVDMEEDISQLHPADPLPFALTDSLVPDIVFEEHDVEEIEKEPYNDDQPIFFPPELVNKGSLDSMTKYYCYLMELKQNFDYEVPVQNIMLLVRNQFDMDEKSMNIELEVDRGTLTVNMKYIGLKCLNSDQVILCRRFQLAVFQVLMYRKAEKLAEVLCDHTLGNNSEIDYLLLPSNYVGQSPLIDWLSVTSVTFSYEKACKNHVNCNADILIQIKSGLVCTCMIQNSLVTTPHNGHAYIISGLLTNINANSLLRLSDGRLMTYKEYYEKRHGINLCYSQVSFLAGRRIFRVQNHIQRRRKQKEKESSNAFVELPPELCCVVMSPISISTFYSFTFLPSIMHRLESLLLATSLKKMHLNHCVQNVAIPTMKVLEAITTKKCLENFHLESLETLGDSFLKYAVCQQLFKKYQNHQEGLLSIRKEKFISNTALSMLGCDKKLPGFIRDEPFDPKDWMIPGYNCGSYSLNEETLCNAKKIYVRGRRKLKFKKVADVVEALIGAYLSTGGEAAGLLFLDWIGISINFTNIPYERHFKVRAEKFVNVQHFESLLHYSFQDPSLLVEALTHGSYMLAEIPGCYQRLEFLGDSVLDYLITLHLYNKYPGITPGLLTDLRSASVNNNCYALSAVKAGFHKHILQSSQKLYKDIKETVESFQELSLEYTFGWESEKSFPKVLGDVMESLAGAIFVDSGYNKEIVFQSIRPLLEPMITPETLKVHPVKELYELCQKQHYELRKPIVSHEDGISSITIEVEANGKVFKHTSTVCDKKMAKKLASKEVLKSLKGASCS from the exons ATGGAGCCAGTTGACATGGAGGAGGACATTTCTCAACTACACCCTGCTGATCCTCTCCCTTTTGCTTTAACAGACAGTCTTGTTCCTGATATTGTTTTTGAAGAACATGATGTGGAAGAAATTG AAAAGGAGCCCTATAATGATGATCAACCTATTTTCTTTCCACCTGAACTAGTGAATAAGGGTTCACTGGACTCCATGACAAAGTACTACTGCTACTTAATGGAGTTGAAGCAGAACTTTGATTATGAGGTTCCTGTTCAGAACATCATGCTTCTTGTCAGGAATCAGTTTGACATGGATGAAAAAAGTATGAATATTGAGTTAGAAGTTGACAGGGGCACATTAACAGTTAACATGAAATATATTGGACTAAAATGTCTTAATTCTGACCAG GTGATCTTATGTAGAAGGTTTCAGCTTGCAGTTTTTCAAGTACTTATGTATCGTAAAGCTGAAAAGTTGGCAGAGGTGTTATGTGACCATACCTTGGGGAATAATTCTGAAATTGATTATCTACTCCTCCCATCAAATTATGTGGGCCAGAGTCCTCTGATTGATTGGTTGTCAGTTACTTCTGTCACATTTTCTTATGAAAAGGCCTGCAAGAATCATGTGAACTGCAATGCTGATATATTGATACAGATCAAAAGCGGTCTGGTGTGCACTTGCATGATCCAAAATTCGTTGGTTACTACTCCTCATAATGGTCATGCTTATATTATCAGTGGTCTTTTAACTAATATAAATGCAAATTCACTTTTGAGGTTGAGTGATGGACGCTTAATGACTTACAAGGAATATTATGAAAAACG CCACGGTATCAATTTATGTTATAGTCAAGTCTCTTTCCTTGCTGGGCGACGTATTTTCCGGGTGCAAAATCACATTCAAAGGcgcagaaaacagaaagagaaag AATCAAGTAACGCATTCGTAGAATTGCCTCCTGAGCTTTGTTGTGTAGTAATGTCTCCCATATCGATCAGCACATTTTATTCTTTCACATTTCTTCCGTCAATCATGCATCGACTCGAGTCTTTGCTCCTTGCTACCAGCTTGAAAAAGATGCATTTGAATCATTGCGTGCAAAATGTTGCGATTCCAACCATGAAG GTTTTGGAGGCAATTACTACCAAAAAGTGCCTAGAAAACTTTCATTTGGAATCACTAGAGACTCTTGGTGACTCTTTTTTGAAGTATGCTGTTTGTCAACAGCTtttcaaaaaatatcaaaatcatcaaGAGGGCCTTCTTAGTATTAGGaaggaaaaatttatttcaaatacaGCTCTGTCCATGCTAGGATGTGACAAGAAACTTCCG GGGTTTATCCGTGATGAGCCTTTCGATCCCAAAGACTGGATGATTCCTGGTTATAATTGTGGAAGTTACTCATTAAATGAGGAAACACTGTGTAAtgcaaaaaaaatatatgttagaGGAAGAAGAAAGCTGAAGTTTAAGAAGGTTGCTGATGTTGTTGAGGCACTTATTGGTGCATACCTTAGCACGGGAGGCGAAGCAGCTGGATTACTATTTTTGGATTGGATCGGTATAAGtattaatttcacaaatataccATATGAAAGACATTTTAAAGTGCGGGCCGAGAAGTTTGTTAATGTCCAGCACTTTGAGTCCCTTCTACACTATTCATTCCAAGACCCTTCTTTGTTGGTGGAAGCATTAACCCATGGTTCTTATATGCTTGCTGAAATTCCAGGATGTTATCAG CGGCTGGAATTTCTAGGGGACTCCGTTTTAGATTATCTTATTACTCtgcatttatataataaatatccTGGGATCACGCCAGGATTATTAACGGATCTTAGGTCAGCATCTGTTAACAACAATTGCTATGCATTATCAGCTGTAAAGGCTGGATTTCATAAGCACATTCTCCAAAGTTCACAGAAGCTTTACAAGGATATAAAAGAAACCGTTGAAAGTTTTCAGGAATTATCGTTGGAATACACTTTCGGCTGGGAATCTGAAAAATCTTTCCCCAAG GTACTCGGTGACGTGATGGAGTCACTTGCTGGAGCTATTTTTGTTGATTCAGGATACAATAAGGAAATCGTATTCCAGAGTATAAGGCCACTGTTGGAGCCCATGATTACTCCGGAGACTCTGAAGGTTCACCCTGTCAAAGAGCTATATGAGCTCTGTCAAAAGCAGCATTATGAACTAAGAAAACCCATTGTTTCACATGAGGATGGCATTTCTTCTATTACGATAGAGGTTGAAGCAAATGGGAAGGTATTCAAGCACACATCCACAGTTTGTGATAAGAAGATGGCCAAGAAACTGGCTTCCAAAGAAGTTTTGAAGTCTCTAAAGGGAGCCAGTTGTAGCTAG